In one window of Henckelia pumila isolate YLH828 chromosome 1, ASM3356847v2, whole genome shotgun sequence DNA:
- the LOC140876250 gene encoding protein DMP4-like — MEINVENESKYHDSNELELPLLVDKAPREIERNLVQQAISQTFESTAHLANLLPTGTVLAFQLLSPIFTNQGHCDPVSRIMTAVLVSLCGLSCFLLCFTDSIKDQKGNVCYGLATFRGFWIIDGSMHLQPEVAAKYGLKFIDFAHAWMSILVFLAVALFDQNVVGCFYPNPSDEIQEIVTAVPVGIGIICSMLFVVFPTRRHGIGFPVAPNT; from the coding sequence ATGGAGATTAACGtggaaaacgaatcaaaataCCACGATAGTAACGAGCTAGAACTCCCTTTACTCGTCGACAAAGCACCACGCGAAATCGAACGAAACCTCGTCCAACAAGCCATCAGCCAAACGTTTGAAAGCACGGCTCACTTGGCCAACCTTCTACCAACAGGAACTGTACTAGCTTTCCAACTTCTTTCACCAATATTCACAAACCAAGGTCATTGTGATCCCGTTAGCCGTATAATGACCGCGGTTTTAGTATCCCTTTGCGGGTTGTCTTGTTTCTTGTTGTGTTTCACGGATAGCATCAAGGATCAAAAGGGGAACGTGTGCTACGGTCTGGCCACGTTTCGCGGCTTTTGGATCATCGATGGATCGATGCATCTACAACCTGAGGTTGCGGCCAAGTATGGGCTCAAGTTTATCGATTTTGCGCATGCGTGGATGTCGATACTGGTATTTTTGGCCGTAGCTTTGTTTGATCAGAATGTGGTGGGGTGCTTTTACCCGAATCCTTCGGATGAAATACAAGAGATAGTTACGGCAGTGCCTGTGGGGATTGGGATCATTTGCAGCATGTTATTCGTTGTTTTCCCGACGAGACGACATGGTATCGGCTTCCCTGTCGCGCCCAATACTTGA
- the LOC140888029 gene encoding uncharacterized protein isoform X1 → MAASEFVLLAALLLLLVCLAQPTDCQTSSFCSDRVAYELQEAKLRIARLESILEERIRDVNAKNNHLSECQRKIEELEVEIDRLKSLLSRFLVDSSIANQKLDALEEEVQLLWAASRKNNFEIHGLEYKASDAERRLQEIIDQVEGMAEIVSEQWLQIQRLEQAVHMAEIRTSKLKWESGWRRCPMVKSSKILLGNWFKKFEGILYPYAPATGSVLGFFKSQALRLFSATKCYHHQLQGYVKQAMKGNEFTAVLAHEELIFMVASALVAFPIMSACMLLLSHFS, encoded by the exons ATGGCGGCATCGGAGTTTGTTCTTCTAGCCGCCCTCTTGTTGCTCCTTGTCTGTCTCGCCCAACCGACTGATTGCCAAACGTCGTCGTTTTGTTCTGATCGCGTCGCGTATGAGCTCCAAGAGGCCAAGCTCAGAATCGCGCGACTTG AATCCATCCTGGAGGAAAGAATCCGAGATGTAAATGCCAAAAACAATCATCTCAGTGAATGTCAGAGGAAAATTGAAGAATTGGAGGTCGAGATCGATCGGCTCAAATCGCTACTCTCGCGTTTTTTGGTTGATTCATCTATTGCAAATCAGAAGCTCGATGCTCTTGAAGAAGAG GTACAACTTCTTTGGGCTGCCTCTCGGAAGAATAACTTTGAGATTCATGGGTTGGAGTACAAGGCATCAGATGCTGAAAGAAGGTTACAAGAAATTATCGATCAAGTTGAAGGG ATGGCTgaaattgtatctgaacagtgGCTGCAAATTCAGCGACTCGAGCAGGCTGTTCACATGGCAGAG ATTAGAACATCGAAGCTTAAATGGGAATCTGGCTGGAGGAGATGTCCGATGGTAAAG TCCTCTAAAATCCTGCTAGGCAATTGGTTTAAAAAGTTTGAGGGGATTCTGTATCCTTATGCTCCAGCAACAGGATCTGTGCTTGGTTTCTTCAAGTCTCAAGCTTTGCGACTGTTCTCTGCTACGAAGTGTTATCATCACCAG TTGCAAGGTTACGTCAAGCAGGCGATGAAAGGCAATGAATTTACTGCTGTTCTTGCTCATGAGGAGCTGATATTTATGGTG GCATCGGCCCTGGTTGCTTTTCCAATTATGAGTGCCTGCATGTTACTCCTATCACATTTTAGTTAG
- the LOC140888029 gene encoding uncharacterized protein isoform X2 produces MAASEFVLLAALLLLLVCLAQPTDCQTSSFCSDRVAYELQEAKLRIARLESILEERIRDVNAKNNHLSECQRKIEELEVEIDRLKSLLSRFLVDSSIANQKLDALEEEVQLLWAASRKNNFEIHGLEYKASDAERRLQEIIDQVEGMAEIVSEQWLQIQRLEQAVHMAEIRTSKLKWESGWRRCPMVKSSKILLGNWFKKFEGILYPYAPATGSVLGFFKSQALRLFSATKCYHHQLS; encoded by the exons ATGGCGGCATCGGAGTTTGTTCTTCTAGCCGCCCTCTTGTTGCTCCTTGTCTGTCTCGCCCAACCGACTGATTGCCAAACGTCGTCGTTTTGTTCTGATCGCGTCGCGTATGAGCTCCAAGAGGCCAAGCTCAGAATCGCGCGACTTG AATCCATCCTGGAGGAAAGAATCCGAGATGTAAATGCCAAAAACAATCATCTCAGTGAATGTCAGAGGAAAATTGAAGAATTGGAGGTCGAGATCGATCGGCTCAAATCGCTACTCTCGCGTTTTTTGGTTGATTCATCTATTGCAAATCAGAAGCTCGATGCTCTTGAAGAAGAG GTACAACTTCTTTGGGCTGCCTCTCGGAAGAATAACTTTGAGATTCATGGGTTGGAGTACAAGGCATCAGATGCTGAAAGAAGGTTACAAGAAATTATCGATCAAGTTGAAGGG ATGGCTgaaattgtatctgaacagtgGCTGCAAATTCAGCGACTCGAGCAGGCTGTTCACATGGCAGAG ATTAGAACATCGAAGCTTAAATGGGAATCTGGCTGGAGGAGATGTCCGATGGTAAAG TCCTCTAAAATCCTGCTAGGCAATTGGTTTAAAAAGTTTGAGGGGATTCTGTATCCTTATGCTCCAGCAACAGGATCTGTGCTTGGTTTCTTCAAGTCTCAAGCTTTGCGACTGTTCTCTGCTACGAAGTGTTATCATCACCAG CTCTCATaa